From one Silurus meridionalis isolate SWU-2019-XX chromosome 23, ASM1480568v1, whole genome shotgun sequence genomic stretch:
- the LOC124376647 gene encoding LOW QUALITY PROTEIN: 26S proteasome regulatory subunit 4-like (The sequence of the model RefSeq protein was modified relative to this genomic sequence to represent the inferred CDS: substituted 1 base at 1 genomic stop codon), giving the protein MGQNQSGGHGPGGGKKDDRDKKKKYEPPIPTLVGKKKRKTKGPDAASKLPLVTPHTQCRLKLLKQERIKDYLLMEEEFIRNQEQMKPLEEKQEEERSKVDDLRGTPMSVGNLEEIIDDNHAIVSTSVGSEHYVSILSFVDKDLLEPGCSVLLNHKVHAVIGVLMDDTDPLVTVMKVEKAPQETYADIGGLDSQIQEIKESVELPLTHPEYYEEMGIKPPKGVILYGPPGTGQXNLLAKAVANQTSATFLRVVGSELIQKYLGDGPKLVRELFRVAEEHAPSIVFIDEIDAIGTKRYDSNSGGEREIQRTMLELLNQLDGFDSRGDVKVVMATNRIETLDPALIRPGRIDRKIEFPLPDEKTKKRIFQIHTSRMTLADDVTLDELILAKDDLSGADIKAICTEAGLMALRERRMKVTNEDFKKSKENVLYKKQEGTPEGLYL; this is encoded by the exons ATG GGGCAGAACCAAAGTGGAGGACATGGACCAGGTGGTGGGAAAAAGGATGACCGG gataagaagaagaaatacgAGCCTCCAATTCCCACACTAGTcggaaagaagaagagaaagaccAAAGGACCGGACGCAGCAAGCAAACTGCCTTTGG TGACTCCACACACTCAGTGCAGACTGAAGCTGCTGAAGCAGGAACGCATTAAAGATTACCTTCTGATGGAGGAAGAGTTCATTAGGAACCAGGAGCAGATGAAACCACTAGAGGAGAAACAGGAG GAGGAGAGGTCAAAGGTCGATGACCTGAGAGGGACTCCGATGTCTGTCGGTAATCTGGAGGAGATCATCGATGATAATCACGCTATCGTGTCGACCTCAGTGGGCTCGGAGCACTACGTCAGCATCCTGTCCTTCGTGGATAAGGACCTGCTGGAGCCGGGCTGCTCCGTCCTGCTGAACCACAAG gtcCATGCGGTGATCGGTGTGCTGATGGACGACACCGATCCCCTGGTGACGGTGATGAAGGTGGAGAAAGCTCCTCAGGAGACGTACGCTGATATCGGAGGCCTGGACAGTCAGATCCAGGAGATCAAG GAGTCAGTAGAGCTGCCTCTCACACACCCAGAATATTATGAGGAAATGGGAATTAAACCTCCTAAAGGAGTCATTCTGTACGGACCTCCCGGAACCGGTCA GTAAAACCTTCTGGCTAAAGCAGTAGCCAATCAGACGTCGGCGACGTTCCTGCGTGTGGTGGGTTCCGAGCTGATCCAGAAGTACCTGGGCGACGGACCCAAACTGGTGCGTGAGCTGTTCAGAGTGGCCGAAGAGCACGCGCCCTCCATCGTCTTCATCGATGAGATCGACGCCATCGGGACCAAGAG GTACGACTCGAACTCCGGAGGCGAGCGTGAGATTCAGAGGACGATGCTGGAGCTTCTCAACCAGCTGGACGGCTTTGACTCGCGTGGAGATGTCAAAGTCGTCATGGCTACGAACCGCATCGAGACACTCGACCCTGCGCTCATCAGACCAG GCAGGATCGATCGTAAGATTGAGTTTCCTCTGCCTGATGAGAAGACCAAGAAAAGAATTTTCCAGATTCACACCAGCCGGATGACTCTGGCTGATGATGTCACTCTTGATGAACTCATACTGGCGAAAGACGATCTCTCTGGAGCCGACATCAAG gCGATCTGCACCGAGGCCGGACTCATGGCGCTCCGTGAGCGCAGGATGAAGGTCACTAATGAAGATTTTAAGAAGTCTAAAGAGAACGTTTTGTATAAGAAGCAGGAGGGAACTCCAGAAGGCTTGTACCtgtaa